Below is a window of Mycolicibacterium rhodesiae NBB3 DNA.
GCTACGCCAGACCCTGTTGTTGCCGACGGCGGGCGAGCCCGTCGCCGACGTCTGGGTGATGCTGTTCGACCCCGAAGGCTCGGGAAATCGTGCGCTCAAGGAGCCCTACCCGATCGACGCTTCCGAATACGTCTACGACGACTGGACCGCGCGGATCGGGGCGGCCACCCTCGACGACCGGTCGGCGCAGGGCGTGATCACCGGCCGAAACCGCTCGGCGCGGTGGGATATGCGAATCACTCCGGACGGGCAGGAACCCGTCAAGCTGCTCACCGAGCGGGCGTACAGGGCACGAGTCCCGACGGCCAAGACCACGGTGCGACATCCACTGGCGCAGTTCAACGGGCTGCTCGAACTCGACGATGCACGCGTTGTCGTCGACGACTGGACGGGCAGCGTCAACCACAACTGGGGAACCAAGCACACGCCGGCCTATGCCTTCGGCCAGGTGTGCGGGTTCGACAACGCGCCGGACACCACGTTGGAGATCGTGACGGCGCGCGCCGCGATCGGCCGGTTTCTTACGCCGAGCGCAACACTGTTCGTATTCCGGCACGCCGGAGAGGAATTCGCGGTGCGCTCGATCCTGGGCAGCCTGCAGACGCACGCACGCTACCAGCCGTTCTCGTGGTCGTTCGGCGGCCGGATCGGTGATCACATGATCGAAGGGGAGATCACCGCCGAACCCGAAGACGTCATCGGGCTGACGTACACCGACACCGACGGCGGGCAGAAGTTCTGTTACAACTCAGCCATCGCGACATGTCGAATCCAGGTGGCGGGCAAGGCCTTCGAGCGTGCTGAGCTCGTGGCCACACGACGCGCGATGTTCGAGATCCTCACCGACGCCCGACACGACACGGTGCCACTGCTGGCCTAACGCCACACAGCACTCGAATATGCATTTGCCACACGAGTAACAGCGTTAGCGTCAATTTGTGACAAAGTTACTCTTTGCCAGTCACTTTCGACTCTAAGAGTCCTGTCGATATTCCCTGTGAACGTTCGCTGCCGAGGATCAGTGTGGGAGGTGCGAACGATACCCGTTCGATCTGGAAGGGGGAATGATGAAGACTCGACTTCTGTCGCTGATAACCGCCGCAGTGGTATTGGTGGCCGGCGTGTTGGGTGGGGCGCTGCTCGCGGCACCGCCGGCTTCGGCCCTGACACAGGACGAGGCGCTGTACGTCACTCTGTTGACCGACGAAGGAATCGGACCGCGGCCGGGCTATAGCTGGAACGACCTGATCTTCTTGGGTCACGCAATCGCCTATGACCTCAGGAGCGGCGCGGATCTGGGGGTCGTGACGTATCGACTCTGGGAGAACGCTCCCTACCTGGACATGGACGGCGCCTCCTCCGTGGTCGCCGCGTCCGTAGTGGCCTTCGCGCCCGAGTTGGTGCCGATCTACATCGACGAGTCGCCGCCGGGCGACATGGTCGCTTAGGCCGCCGACGGTGAAGCCGCTGCGAAGTTGTCCGGGACTTCGTAGCGGCTTCGGTGGCGACATCGCTTAGGCGAACGCCTTCGTCACCGTCTCCATGTCGAAGTAGTCCGACCACCGCGCGATCTTGCCGTGCACGACCTCGAACACACCCATCACCGGAAGCGCGATCTCACCGCCGTCCTTGCGGCGCATCACGTCGGTGCGCTCGTTCATCACGATGTTCCCGCCGCTGACCTGCTTGTGCACCTGAAAGTCGATGCCGTCGAAGGCGGCCGTGAAGCCCGCGATGAACTCCGCGATGGCTTGGGGTCCCTGCACGGGATCCATCGGGATGTTGTGGTAGATGCCGTCCTCGGTGAAATAGCCGGCAAGCTCGGCCGCATCCGGGGAGGCCCACTTCTTGCAGAACTCGGTGACCAGCGCGTCGGGGGTTTGCGTCATTGCTTGATGAAACCATGCCGACCGCGCATTCCGGGTCGACGACAGGAGCGACGTCTACACCGGGGATGTGAAGCTCGGCGGCAGAACCGGCTGTCAGAACCCTTCGGTCAGAACGCGGTCCAAGGTGTCGACGTAGAAGTCGGCGCCCTCGACGTCGATGCAGAGCGGAGGCTTGGTCTTCAGGATGTTGAGATGGTCACCGGTCGGCTGGATGATCACGCCTAGTTCCAGCATGCGGTCGCAGATCGCGGCGGTCTCCTCGGTCGCAGGCTCCAGAGTGTCTGTGTTGCGAACCATTTCGACACCGAGGTACAGCCCGAACCCGTGCACGGTGCCGATGATCGGATGCCGATGCTGCAGTGCGTGCAGTCCTGATTTCAGATGGGCACCGACCCGAGACGCGTTCTGTCGCAGGTTCTCTTCGGCCAGCACATCGAGCACCGTGATACCGATTGCACACGACAGCGGACTGCCGCCGGTCGACGAGAAGAAGTAGCCCTGCGACGAGAATCTGTCGGCGACCTCGCGGCTGGTGATCACCGCGCCGAGCGGATAGCCGTTGCCGGTCGACTTCGCGATCGACACGATGTCGGGAACCGCGTCCTGCTGCTCAAAGCCCCAGAACCATTCGCCGAGACGGCCATACCCCACCTGGACCTCATCGGAAATCGCCAGGCCGCCCCCCGCGCGCACGGCCGCGTACACCTGCTGCAGATAACCGTCGGGCAAGGCCATGCCGCCGGCATTGCCGTACACGCTCTCGCAGATGAACGCTGCGGGGGCCCGGCCGTCGGCGATCAAAGCTTCGATCTGCCGTACCGCCTCAGCGCCGTACCGCAAGGCATCGACATCGCGATACTTACCCCGGAAGCTGTTCGGCGACTCGACCGTGTGCACCCAATCAGGCCGGGTGGCAAGCGCATTCGGGTTGTCGGCGATCGAGGTCGACACCGCATCGGTGCCGTACGTCCACCCGTGGTAGGCCTCCCTGACGGCGACGACGTCGCGGCGTCCGGTCGCGGCCGTCGCCAGCCTGATCGCCAGATCGCTGGCCTCCGAACCGGAGTTCACCAGGAAAACGGTGTCCAGCGGCGCGGGCAGAGTGGCCGCCAACCGCTCGCTGAACTCCACCACCGCCTCGTAGTTGAATCGCGAATTGGTATTGAGCTTGCGCAACTGACGCGCTGCGGTGTCGGCGACTCGAGGGTGGGCATGTCCGAGCACGGTCACGTTGTTGACCATGTCGAGGTAGCACCGCCCACTCGTCGACAGCAGGTAGTTACGCCAGCCGCGTTCGATCTGCGGCGGCATGCGGTAGTAGTGCTCTTGAACCTGCGCAAAGCTCGCGTCGCGCCGCGACAGCAGGTCGGCCGAACTCGGAAGCTCAACGGCCGTCAGACCCAACAGCTCTCGCGGATCACGGGTCAGCGCAAGCCAACCCGGCGCGAATTCCGCCGTCGTGAAGGCCGGCGGCACCGGTGCGCCGATGGGACGCACGCACACCCGCGTCCACTGTCCGGCGGGCGCCTCTGCCAGGCTCCCGCCGGCGGGCACGCTGCCCGAAGCCGGCGACCGCACACCCGACAGCGTCAAGTCATAGCCGTCACCGCGAAATGTCACGGCATCGGAGGAGGCGTCGACCACCTCACCGTCCCAGGGTGCGAGCAGATGGGTCGCCGTCGCAGGCCAGACGTCGATGCCGGTCGGTACGACTGCCGGGCTGTCCTGACTCAGCTTCGGCGCCCGGCTCAGCCTCGGCTGACCGT
It encodes the following:
- a CDS encoding DUF732 domain-containing protein, coding for MKTRLLSLITAAVVLVAGVLGGALLAAPPASALTQDEALYVTLLTDEGIGPRPGYSWNDLIFLGHAIAYDLRSGADLGVVTYRLWENAPYLDMDGASSVVAASVVAFAPELVPIYIDESPPGDMVA
- a CDS encoding nuclear transport factor 2 family protein codes for the protein MTQTPDALVTEFCKKWASPDAAELAGYFTEDGIYHNIPMDPVQGPQAIAEFIAGFTAAFDGIDFQVHKQVSGGNIVMNERTDVMRRKDGGEIALPVMGVFEVVHGKIARWSDYFDMETVTKAFA
- a CDS encoding aminotransferase, which produces MTLDRRTVGFNFLAEPELPAPQVSEEQAEQILREHFGLRAHARSLGSQQDRNFIVTSADTTIAGVLKIANPAFNATELDAQDLAAELIAAAEPELRVAVPLPNVAGEKCTALTGLVQGTAYVRLLRYLPGGTLIQSGYLSPTAVAGLGEVAGRVSRALARFTHPGLDRILQWDLRYGADVVSELISHVRDDARRTAIETAAQQAWSRIAPLADDLPRQAVHLDLTDANVVVSPDRRRAHADGIIDFGDLTDSWAVTELAITASCVLGHGGSDPASVLPAIRAFNDIRPLSASEAQALWPLLVLRTAVLIVSGAQQAALDPDNDYITEQSDGEWRMFTEATSVPIDVMTAVIMADLGLTRVADPVEVTRSLVDSASVTTLDLSTTSDVYDDGRWLTNDVEDDLARAAVVDGADLVVTVHGQPRLSRAPKLSQDSPAVVPTGIDVWPATATHLLAPWDGEVVDASSDAVTFRGDGYDLTLSGVRSPASGSVPAGGSLAEAPAGQWTRVCVRPIGAPVPPAFTTAEFAPGWLALTRDPRELLGLTAVELPSSADLLSRRDASFAQVQEHYYRMPPQIERGWRNYLLSTSGRCYLDMVNNVTVLGHAHPRVADTAARQLRKLNTNSRFNYEAVVEFSERLAATLPAPLDTVFLVNSGSEASDLAIRLATAATGRRDVVAVREAYHGWTYGTDAVSTSIADNPNALATRPDWVHTVESPNSFRGKYRDVDALRYGAEAVRQIEALIADGRAPAAFICESVYGNAGGMALPDGYLQQVYAAVRAGGGLAISDEVQVGYGRLGEWFWGFEQQDAVPDIVSIAKSTGNGYPLGAVITSREVADRFSSQGYFFSSTGGSPLSCAIGITVLDVLAEENLRQNASRVGAHLKSGLHALQHRHPIIGTVHGFGLYLGVEMVRNTDTLEPATEETAAICDRMLELGVIIQPTGDHLNILKTKPPLCIDVEGADFYVDTLDRVLTEGF